A single region of the Sphingobium sp. TKS genome encodes:
- a CDS encoding FtsW/RodA/SpoVE family cell cycle protein, with the protein MSRAGELVREFRNRTVPRERTALAIWFWEIDRVLLSLIVALMAIGLVAVAAASPVAAIDRSTSTVSVTPLIYFYRQLMWVFIGLPIMLVISMLPRTQARRLAFCLCIVFALALLLVPVLGSTVNGAKRWIDLPGFRFQPSEFLKPVYVVTMAWLLSLRGKDMTLPVIQLTFVTTAMIAVVLMRQPDFGQTVIFLACWGGLLLLSGVSMRAIGGLAGGGLGGLVLMYIFYENGRQRINDFLGIGVAQDTGPDQTELAFRTITHGGFLGVGPGGGQNKFRLPEAHTDYIFSVIGEEFGLLACIGIACVYLAIVVRVFLRMLDEDDNFTILAAAGLTTQFGLQAIINMGVNAQIFPSKGMTLPFISYGGSSMLALCIGVGLLLAFTRRNPFMGRHTVVKWSGR; encoded by the coding sequence ATGTCCAGAGCTGGTGAACTGGTCAGGGAGTTCAGGAACCGTACCGTCCCGCGTGAGCGCACGGCGCTGGCCATCTGGTTCTGGGAAATCGACCGTGTGCTGCTGTCGCTGATCGTCGCACTGATGGCGATCGGGCTGGTGGCGGTGGCGGCGGCTTCGCCCGTGGCGGCGATCGACCGGTCCACGAGCACGGTTTCCGTGACGCCTCTCATCTATTTCTACCGCCAGCTGATGTGGGTGTTCATCGGCCTGCCGATCATGCTGGTGATCTCCATGCTGCCCCGGACACAGGCGCGGCGGCTGGCTTTCTGCCTGTGCATCGTCTTTGCGCTGGCATTATTGTTGGTGCCGGTGCTCGGGTCCACGGTGAACGGGGCGAAGCGCTGGATCGACCTGCCGGGCTTTCGTTTCCAGCCGTCCGAGTTTCTGAAGCCCGTCTATGTGGTGACGATGGCCTGGCTGTTGTCGCTGCGCGGCAAGGATATGACGCTGCCGGTGATCCAGTTGACCTTCGTGACCACCGCGATGATCGCGGTGGTACTGATGCGGCAACCGGACTTTGGTCAGACGGTGATCTTCCTCGCCTGCTGGGGCGGGCTGCTGCTGCTGTCGGGCGTGTCGATGCGCGCCATTGGCGGTTTGGCGGGCGGCGGGCTGGGTGGCTTGGTATTAATGTACATATTCTATGAGAATGGCCGCCAGCGCATCAACGACTTTCTCGGCATCGGCGTGGCGCAGGATACCGGGCCGGACCAGACCGAACTGGCTTTCCGCACCATCACCCATGGCGGCTTTCTGGGCGTCGGACCTGGCGGCGGGCAGAATAAATTTCGCCTGCCCGAAGCGCATACCGACTATATCTTCTCCGTGATCGGGGAAGAGTTCGGCCTGCTCGCCTGCATCGGCATCGCCTGCGTCTATCTGGCCATCGTCGTGCGCGTTTTCCTGCGGATGCTGGATGAGGATGATAATTTCACCATCCTCGCAGCAGCAGGCCTCACCACCCAGTTTGGCTTACAGGCGATCATCAACATGGGCGTCAATGCCCAGATATTTCCGTCCAAGGGCATGACGCTGCCCTTTATCAGCTACGGTGGCTCCTCTATGCTGGCGCTTTGTATCGGCGTCGGCCTGTTGCTCGCGTTCACGCGGCGCAACCCCTTCATGGGTCGGCACACGGTCGTCAAATGGAGTGGTCGATGA
- the murD gene encoding UDP-N-acetylmuramoyl-L-alanine--D-glutamate ligase has translation MGIVSDVFAGKKYAVLGLARSGLATVECLAESGAQVVAWDSRDEARAAVADKAELADPAEIDLKGFDGVVVSPGVPLNKHPIAMHAKLAGVPIIGDIELFALARPALPKHRVVGITGTNGKSTTTALVHHIIETAGIPTRMGGNIGLPILGQDPLPEGGVYVLELSSYQIDLTQSLDCDVAVLLNITPDHLDRYNGFEGYVASKARLFEMQSAGHRAIIAAEDEPSRSILAQVCQARGGGEDVVEVSSGLVDPVEQRGWPSLQGPHNAQNAAVAMVTAAALGIDPATIKAALASYASLPHRMQRVRELNGVLYVNDSKATNAASTAPALAAYPPVEGRKRLHWIVGGLAKTDNLDECAPYFDNVAQAYTIGEAGPMFAELLRGSMAVDDSEMLSAAVRRAARVAQPGDVVLLSPACASFDQFRDFEARGDAFAAAVAALE, from the coding sequence ATGGGGATCGTATCCGACGTCTTTGCGGGCAAGAAATATGCGGTGCTGGGTCTGGCCCGTTCCGGCCTCGCCACAGTCGAATGCCTGGCGGAAAGCGGGGCGCAGGTCGTCGCCTGGGATAGCCGCGACGAAGCCCGCGCGGCTGTCGCGGACAAGGCGGAACTGGCCGATCCGGCTGAGATCGACCTCAAGGGCTTTGACGGCGTGGTCGTTTCGCCCGGCGTGCCGCTCAACAAGCATCCCATCGCCATGCACGCCAAATTGGCGGGCGTACCGATCATCGGCGACATAGAGCTGTTCGCGCTGGCCCGCCCGGCGCTGCCCAAGCATCGCGTGGTCGGGATCACCGGCACCAACGGCAAGTCGACCACCACCGCGCTGGTCCATCATATCATCGAGACGGCGGGCATCCCGACGCGCATGGGCGGCAATATCGGCCTTCCCATTCTCGGGCAGGATCCACTGCCGGAGGGCGGCGTCTATGTGCTGGAGCTGTCGAGCTATCAGATCGACCTGACGCAGAGCCTCGATTGCGATGTGGCGGTGCTGCTCAACATCACGCCGGACCATCTGGACCGCTATAATGGCTTTGAAGGCTATGTAGCGTCCAAGGCGCGTCTGTTTGAAATGCAGTCGGCGGGGCACCGCGCCATCATTGCGGCCGAAGATGAACCGAGCCGTTCCATCCTCGCCCAGGTCTGCCAGGCCCGTGGCGGTGGAGAAGATGTGGTCGAGGTGTCGTCCGGGTTGGTTGATCCTGTGGAACAGCGTGGCTGGCCCTCGCTGCAAGGGCCGCATAATGCGCAGAATGCCGCAGTCGCGATGGTAACGGCTGCGGCGCTCGGTATTGATCCTGCTACGATCAAAGCCGCCCTTGCCAGCTACGCCTCGCTCCCGCACCGGATGCAGCGGGTGCGGGAACTGAACGGCGTCCTCTACGTCAACGACAGCAAGGCGACCAACGCAGCCTCGACCGCGCCCGCTCTGGCGGCCTATCCGCCGGTCGAGGGCCGCAAACGGCTGCACTGGATCGTCGGTGGCCTCGCCAAGACCGACAATCTGGACGAGTGCGCACCCTATTTCGACAATGTGGCACAGGCCTACACCATCGGTGAAGCGGGGCCTATGTTCGCTGAGTTGTTGCGTGGCTCTATGGCGGTGGATGACTCGGAAATGCTATCCGCCGCCGTTCGCCGCGCGGCGAGGGTGGCCCAGCCGGGGGATGTGGTGCTGCTGTCGCCCGCCTGCGCGAGTTTCGACCAGTTCCGCGATTTCGAGGCGAGGGGCGATGCCTTCGCCGCCGCCGTCGCGGCACTGGAATAG
- the mraY gene encoding phospho-N-acetylmuramoyl-pentapeptide-transferase produces the protein MLYWLAQTMDFAGVFNLIRYLSFRAGAAIATALIIGLVIGPRFIGWLRVRQGKGQPIRDDGPQTHLAKRGTPTMGGLMILTSVVSSVLLWMDLSSIYVWACLFVTLGFGAIGFLDDYDKVTKASHKGLSGKMRLAFEFLIAGFAAWLIVSQHGNTALYVPFYNGPAIELGPFYFLFAAFVIVAFGNAVNLTDGLDGLATMPVIIACMAFMAIVYLVGRADFAGYLGIPHVPGAGNLTILCGAIIGAGLAFLWFNAPPAAVFMGDTGSLALGGTIGVIAVTAHHEIVLGVIGGLFVVEAMSVIIQVFFYKRTGKRVFKMAPIHHHFEQLGWAEPTVVIRFWIISFVLALAGLATLKLR, from the coding sequence ATGCTCTACTGGCTTGCCCAGACCATGGATTTCGCGGGTGTGTTCAACCTCATCCGTTATCTCAGCTTCCGCGCTGGCGCCGCGATTGCGACGGCGTTGATCATCGGGTTGGTGATCGGGCCGCGCTTCATCGGCTGGCTGCGGGTGCGGCAGGGCAAGGGGCAGCCGATCCGCGACGACGGCCCGCAGACCCACCTTGCCAAGCGCGGCACGCCGACCATGGGCGGGCTGATGATCCTGACGTCGGTGGTATCGTCGGTGCTGCTGTGGATGGACCTGTCGTCCATTTACGTATGGGCCTGCCTGTTCGTGACTTTGGGCTTTGGCGCCATCGGCTTCCTCGACGATTATGACAAGGTGACGAAGGCCAGCCACAAGGGGCTTTCGGGCAAGATGCGTCTGGCCTTCGAGTTTCTGATCGCGGGTTTTGCGGCATGGCTGATTGTCAGCCAGCATGGCAATACCGCGCTTTATGTGCCTTTCTACAATGGCCCGGCGATCGAGTTGGGGCCGTTTTACTTCCTGTTCGCAGCGTTCGTGATCGTGGCTTTCGGCAATGCGGTGAACCTGACTGACGGTCTTGATGGCCTCGCCACCATGCCGGTGATCATCGCCTGCATGGCCTTCATGGCGATCGTCTATCTGGTCGGCCGCGCGGACTTTGCGGGCTATCTGGGCATTCCGCATGTGCCCGGCGCGGGCAACCTCACCATTCTTTGCGGGGCAATCATCGGGGCGGGCCTGGCCTTCCTCTGGTTCAACGCACCGCCTGCGGCCGTGTTCATGGGCGATACGGGCAGTCTTGCGCTCGGTGGCACCATTGGCGTGATCGCCGTCACCGCGCATCATGAAATCGTGCTGGGCGTGATCGGCGGGCTGTTCGTGGTCGAGGCCATGTCCGTCATCATCCAGGTCTTCTTCTACAAGCGGACCGGCAAGCGCGTGTTCAAGATGGCGCCGATCCACCATCATTTCGAACAGCTAGGCTGGGCCGAACCGACCGTCGTGATCCGTTTCTGGATCATTTCCTTCGTGCTGGCCCTGGCCGGCCTCGCCACTCTGAAGCTCCGGTGA
- a CDS encoding UDP-N-acetylmuramoyl-L-alanyl-D-glutamate--2,6-diaminopimelate ligase yields MRLGSLIEGLDAKPDTKASLDVPVSGFAIDNRKVAPGTVFGAFQGARVNGEDYIPAAVRAGAVAVVARPEAKVDGAIHIAHDNPRRLFAQLAARYFAPFPDVTVAVTGTNGKTSTVELARQLWRMLGHHSASIGTLGVTTSVDQVSTGLTTPDIVTFLSNMSGLKREGVTHAAFEASSHGLAQYRTEGLPVSVGAFTNLSRDHLDYHGDMDSYFEAKMRLFDEVVAPDGTAVVWADDEWSDKVIQRATKRGLRVLSVGVQGLGFRLANRTPTQLGQALEVEVEGKLYKVNLPLIGAYQAANALTAAGLVIAGGEDVAKVLELLGRVQPVRGRLERAVITRAGAPVYVDYAHTPDGLRAAIEALRPHTRGRLIALFGAGGDRDAGKRPQMGKVAAELADHVIVTDDNPRSEEPSSIRAAVMAGAPGAEEIGGRRAAIAAAIAQAGADDIVLLAGKGHEQGQIIGDRVLPFDDVTVARECAG; encoded by the coding sequence ATGCGCCTCGGGTCGCTCATCGAGGGGCTGGATGCAAAGCCCGACACCAAGGCATCGCTAGATGTGCCGGTGTCGGGCTTTGCGATCGATAATCGGAAGGTCGCGCCGGGCACGGTGTTCGGGGCCTTCCAGGGCGCGCGCGTGAATGGCGAGGATTATATTCCCGCCGCCGTTCGCGCAGGAGCCGTGGCGGTCGTTGCCCGGCCCGAGGCCAAGGTCGATGGCGCGATCCATATCGCCCATGACAATCCGCGCCGCCTGTTCGCGCAGTTGGCCGCGCGCTATTTCGCGCCTTTCCCGGATGTCACGGTTGCCGTCACAGGGACCAACGGCAAGACCTCCACGGTGGAACTGGCGCGGCAATTGTGGCGGATGCTGGGGCATCATTCGGCCTCCATTGGCACTTTGGGCGTCACCACCTCGGTCGATCAGGTGTCCACAGGGCTGACCACGCCGGACATCGTGACCTTCCTCTCCAACATGTCCGGCCTGAAGCGCGAGGGCGTCACCCACGCCGCGTTCGAGGCGTCGAGCCATGGCCTTGCTCAATATCGCACCGAAGGGCTGCCGGTGTCGGTCGGCGCCTTCACCAACCTGTCGCGCGATCATCTCGATTATCATGGCGACATGGACAGCTATTTCGAGGCCAAGATGCGGCTGTTCGACGAGGTGGTCGCGCCCGATGGCACGGCGGTCGTCTGGGCCGATGACGAGTGGTCGGACAAGGTCATCCAGCGGGCTACGAAGCGGGGGCTTCGTGTGCTGAGCGTCGGGGTGCAGGGGCTTGGCTTTCGCCTTGCCAACCGCACCCCGACCCAGTTGGGCCAGGCGCTGGAAGTCGAGGTCGAGGGCAAACTCTATAAAGTGAATTTGCCGCTGATCGGCGCCTATCAGGCCGCCAATGCGCTGACCGCCGCCGGGCTGGTGATCGCGGGCGGCGAAGATGTGGCCAAGGTGCTGGAACTGCTCGGCCGGGTGCAGCCGGTGCGCGGGCGGCTGGAACGGGCCGTCATCACCAGAGCGGGCGCGCCGGTCTATGTCGATTATGCGCATACGCCCGATGGCCTGCGCGCGGCGATCGAGGCGCTGCGTCCGCATACGCGTGGGCGCTTGATCGCGCTGTTCGGCGCGGGCGGAGACCGCGATGCAGGCAAGCGGCCGCAAATGGGCAAGGTCGCGGCGGAACTGGCCGACCATGTGATCGTGACCGACGACAATCCGCGTTCGGAGGAACCTTCCTCGATCCGCGCCGCCGTGATGGCAGGCGCGCCGGGGGCAGAGGAGATTGGTGGGCGCCGCGCCGCCATTGCCGCCGCCATTGCGCAGGCGGGCGCGGATGATATCGTGCTGCTTGCGGGCAAGGGGCATGAGCAGGGGCAGATTATCGGGGACCGTGTGTTGCCCTTTGACGATGTGACCGTGGCGCGGGAATGCGCTGGATGA
- a CDS encoding UDP-N-acetylmuramoyl-tripeptide--D-alanyl-D-alanine ligase: MSALWTSEEIVQATGGVASAPFAVSGMAFDSREVTGGDLFVAMKGETTDGHRFVEKAFGQGAAGAIVSEPIAQPHVLVPDSAAALVALGRASRARMQGKVVGVTGSVGKTGTKEALFHALDRICPGKVHRSVKSYNNHVGVPLSLARMARDSAFGVFEMGMNHAGELAALTQQVRPHVAIVTAIAPAHIEFFGTEEKIAEAKAEIFEGLEPGGTAVIPYDSPHVATLYAKAERHAARILTFGFDPEADVRAREMVPAAGGGTLVTATLPGVELCFTVGAPGEHWVSNALAVLAAVEALGGDLAAAGLALAEMPGLPGRGERRIVPVEGGEALLIDESYNANPLSMAATLKQLGREQARRRVAVLGGMRELGDRSRELHAGLVEPLTAGQVDYAILVGEEMQSLADALGGVIAFDHVSDTANATDLIQREMRAGDAILVKGSNGIGLSRLVAALKEKTN; this comes from the coding sequence ATGAGCGCATTGTGGACCTCCGAAGAGATTGTGCAGGCCACAGGGGGCGTCGCTTCGGCGCCCTTCGCCGTTTCTGGCATGGCGTTCGACAGCCGCGAAGTGACGGGCGGCGACCTGTTCGTCGCGATGAAGGGCGAAACGACGGACGGCCATCGTTTCGTGGAAAAAGCCTTCGGGCAGGGCGCGGCGGGCGCCATCGTCAGCGAACCGATCGCCCAGCCGCATGTGCTGGTGCCCGACAGCGCGGCGGCGCTGGTGGCTTTGGGCCGGGCCTCGCGCGCCCGGATGCAGGGCAAGGTGGTCGGCGTCACTGGATCGGTTGGGAAGACCGGCACCAAGGAAGCGCTGTTCCATGCGCTCGACCGGATCTGCCCCGGCAAAGTGCATCGTTCGGTCAAAAGCTATAATAATCATGTCGGCGTGCCCCTCAGCCTGGCGCGCATGGCGCGGGACTCGGCCTTCGGCGTGTTCGAAATGGGCATGAACCATGCGGGCGAACTGGCTGCGCTGACGCAGCAGGTGCGACCGCATGTCGCCATCGTCACCGCCATCGCGCCCGCCCATATCGAATTTTTCGGCACCGAGGAGAAGATCGCGGAGGCCAAGGCCGAAATTTTCGAAGGGCTGGAACCGGGCGGCACGGCGGTCATCCCCTATGACAGCCCCCATGTCGCCACCCTTTATGCCAAGGCGGAGCGGCATGCCGCGCGCATCCTGACCTTCGGCTTTGATCCGGAGGCCGATGTCCGCGCCCGCGAAATGGTGCCGGCGGCGGGCGGCGGCACGCTGGTCACGGCGACGCTGCCCGGCGTGGAACTATGCTTCACCGTGGGCGCGCCAGGCGAGCATTGGGTGTCCAATGCGCTGGCCGTGCTGGCGGCGGTCGAGGCGCTGGGCGGCGACCTGGCGGCGGCGGGGCTGGCTCTGGCGGAGATGCCGGGGCTGCCGGGCCGGGGCGAGCGGCGCATTGTGCCGGTTGAGGGCGGCGAGGCGCTGCTGATCGATGAAAGCTACAACGCCAATCCGCTGAGCATGGCGGCGACGCTCAAGCAGTTGGGCCGGGAGCAGGCCAGGCGCCGCGTCGCCGTGCTGGGCGGCATGCGCGAGCTGGGCGACCGGAGCCGGGAGCTGCACGCCGGGCTGGTCGAACCGCTGACGGCGGGACAGGTGGATTATGCCATCCTCGTTGGCGAGGAAATGCAATCTTTGGCGGATGCGCTCGGCGGCGTGATCGCTTTTGATCATGTGTCGGACACGGCGAATGCAACTGATCTTATTCAAAGGGAAATGCGCGCGGGTGACGCGATTCTGGTGAAAGGCTCGAACGGCATTGGCTTGTCGAGGCTCGTCGCCGCGCTCAAGGAAAAGACGAACTGA